A DNA window from Shewanella baltica contains the following coding sequences:
- a CDS encoding LysR family transcriptional regulator — protein MPDLNGMMLFAAVVRAKGFSQAARETGHPKSTISRKIAQLEEQLGVRLLQRDTRNLSLTQVGALFYQHCDSIRNEVEAAKAVIENTHDDVSGSLRIAIPVSFSQELIANLCSGFMRLYPNVELDVQFTDNDIGLVGEGYDIAIKYGPLQSSDLVARLLFERQPILVASPGYLKLKGTPATPKELSLHSGILLGTSRSAPIWPLGKGSRKTMANFQRKVRVNSPIMVKQLAMDDFGIAMLSNSACKTELANGQLVPILQEWPIEPFKVYGVYSSRRQLATNISVFLDFFVKRFSSQESLQSLMG, from the coding sequence ATGCCAGATTTAAACGGTATGATGCTATTTGCAGCCGTAGTTAGAGCTAAGGGATTCTCCCAAGCTGCACGTGAAACCGGCCACCCAAAATCCACCATAAGTCGCAAAATCGCGCAGCTTGAAGAACAACTTGGCGTGCGATTATTACAGCGCGACACCCGTAACTTGAGTCTGACCCAAGTCGGGGCACTCTTTTACCAACACTGTGATTCCATTCGCAATGAGGTGGAAGCGGCCAAGGCTGTTATCGAGAATACTCACGATGATGTGTCAGGATCATTACGGATTGCGATCCCGGTGTCATTTAGCCAAGAACTAATCGCTAACCTCTGTAGCGGATTTATGCGTTTATATCCCAATGTTGAATTGGATGTCCAGTTTACCGACAACGATATTGGTTTGGTCGGCGAAGGATATGATATAGCCATCAAATATGGCCCACTTCAATCATCGGACTTAGTCGCACGATTACTGTTTGAACGCCAACCGATTTTAGTCGCGAGCCCAGGTTACTTAAAACTCAAAGGCACGCCCGCAACGCCAAAAGAACTCAGCCTGCACAGTGGCATTTTATTGGGGACTTCCCGCTCGGCGCCGATTTGGCCACTGGGTAAAGGTTCGCGTAAAACCATGGCAAACTTCCAGCGTAAAGTGCGGGTCAACAGCCCTATCATGGTAAAACAGTTAGCCATGGATGATTTTGGCATCGCCATGTTATCCAATTCGGCCTGTAAGACCGAACTCGCCAATGGACAGCTAGTACCGATTTTACAGGAATGGCCGATTGAACCCTTTAAGGTTTACGGGGTTTATTCGAGTCGACGTCAACTGGCCACCAACATCAGCGTCTTCTTAGACTTCTTCGTAAAGCGCTTCAGCAGCCAAGAAAGCCTGCAATCCCTCATGGGTTAG
- the blaOXA gene encoding OXA-548 family class D beta-lactamase encodes MRSFAISTVLVMSSLLASSIIAAPTFASTAVKKEWQETRSWDAIFTQHQAEPQQAKLQKTKSQQASGVVALWNENKQQGYTNNLKRANQGFLPASTFKIPNSLIALDLGVVKDEHQVFKWDGKSRDIATWNRDHNLITGMKYSVVPVYQEFARQIGEARMSKMIASFDYGNEDISGNLDSFWLDGGIRISATEQIDFLRRLYHNKIHASERSQRIVKLAMLTEANSDYIIRAKTGYAVRAEPSIGWWVGWVELDDNAWFFAMNMDIPDAAGLPLRQAITKEVLKLEHVIP; translated from the coding sequence CCCGACTTTTGCCTCAACAGCGGTGAAGAAGGAGTGGCAAGAAACCCGCAGTTGGGATGCCATTTTTACTCAGCATCAAGCTGAACCGCAACAAGCTAAACTGCAAAAAACTAAGTCCCAACAAGCCTCGGGCGTGGTAGCACTATGGAACGAAAACAAGCAACAGGGATATACCAACAATCTTAAACGTGCCAATCAAGGTTTTTTACCTGCATCGACCTTTAAAATCCCTAACAGTTTGATTGCGCTAGATCTCGGTGTGGTGAAGGATGAACATCAAGTGTTTAAGTGGGATGGTAAAAGCCGTGATATTGCCACTTGGAATCGTGACCACAACTTGATTACCGGGATGAAGTATTCGGTGGTGCCAGTCTATCAAGAGTTTGCCCGCCAAATTGGTGAGGCGCGAATGTCGAAGATGATCGCCTCCTTCGATTATGGCAATGAGGATATCTCGGGTAACTTAGATAGCTTTTGGCTCGATGGCGGTATTCGGATTTCTGCCACTGAGCAAATCGATTTCCTGCGCCGACTTTATCACAACAAAATACACGCTTCAGAGCGCAGTCAACGAATCGTTAAGCTGGCCATGCTCACCGAGGCGAATTCTGACTATATTATCCGCGCAAAAACCGGCTATGCGGTCAGAGCTGAGCCAAGTATTGGCTGGTGGGTGGGTTGGGTTGAACTCGATGATAATGCGTGGTTTTTTGCAATGAACATGGATATTCCCGACGCCGCAGGTTTGCCATTGCGCCAAGCTATCACGAAGGAAGTCTTAAAACTGGAACACGTTATTCCTTAG